From a single Azospirillum fermentarium genomic region:
- the hemE gene encoding uroporphyrinogen decarboxylase — MPVPDTSKPMLAALAGQTQTRPPFWLMRQAGRYLAEYRAVRAKAGGFLDLCYNPDLAVEVTLQPIRRYGMDAAILFSDILVVPHALGQPLAYLEGEGPKLDPVRTVAGLQRLSMERFHETLAPVYETVGRLSRELPKETTLIGFAGAPWTVASYMVEGGGSKEYSHIKSWAYGDPAGFAKLMDLLVESTTEYLSRQIQAGAEVVQLFDSWAGVLPETAFRRWVIEPTRRIVAGLKARHPAVPVIGFPRAAGLMYEAYAAETGVDAVGLDTMIPVSWAAKTLQPRLPVQGNLDPILLVTGGQALQDAVHGILSALNDGPFVFNLGHGITQVTPPDNVAELTRLLRTWPEWR; from the coding sequence CTGCCGGTGCCTGATACGTCCAAGCCGATGCTCGCCGCCCTTGCCGGTCAGACCCAGACCCGGCCTCCGTTCTGGCTCATGCGTCAGGCGGGCCGCTATCTGGCGGAATACCGGGCGGTGCGGGCCAAGGCCGGCGGCTTCCTCGACCTGTGCTACAACCCGGATCTGGCGGTGGAGGTGACCCTGCAGCCGATCCGCCGGTACGGCATGGACGCGGCCATCCTGTTCTCCGATATTCTGGTGGTTCCCCACGCGCTTGGCCAGCCGCTGGCCTATCTGGAGGGCGAGGGGCCGAAGCTCGATCCCGTGCGCACGGTGGCGGGGCTGCAGCGCCTGTCCATGGAGCGCTTCCACGAGACGCTGGCGCCGGTCTACGAGACGGTCGGCCGGCTGTCCCGTGAACTGCCGAAGGAGACGACGCTGATCGGCTTTGCCGGCGCGCCGTGGACCGTGGCGAGCTACATGGTCGAGGGCGGCGGGTCCAAGGAATACAGCCACATCAAGTCGTGGGCCTACGGCGACCCTGCAGGCTTCGCCAAGCTCATGGACCTGCTGGTGGAATCGACGACCGAATACCTGTCCCGCCAGATCCAGGCGGGGGCGGAGGTGGTCCAGCTTTTCGACTCCTGGGCCGGCGTGCTGCCGGAAACCGCCTTCCGCCGCTGGGTGATCGAGCCGACCCGCCGCATCGTCGCCGGGCTGAAGGCGCGCCACCCTGCAGTGCCGGTGATCGGCTTCCCCCGCGCCGCCGGGCTGATGTACGAGGCCTACGCCGCCGAGACGGGCGTGGACGCGGTGGGGCTGGACACCATGATCCCGGTGTCGTGGGCGGCGAAGACCCTGCAGCCCCGTCTGCCGGTGCAGGGCAACCTGGACCCGATCCTGCTGGTGACCGGCGGGCAAGCGCTGCAGGACGCGGTGCACGGGATCCTGTCGGCGCTGAACGACGGGCCGTTCGTCTTCAACCTCGGCCACGGCATCACCCAGGTGACCCCGCCCGACAACGTGGCCGAACTGACCCGCCTGCTGCGCACCTGGCCGGAGTGGCGGTAA
- a CDS encoding pyruvate, water dikinase regulatory protein gives MKEFHLHLVSDATGETINSVARACVIQFDQVRPTEHFWNLVRTDRQLDLVLEGIREHRGLVMFTLVDEKLRRRLQDFCRAEQVPCIPVLDPLINALAAFLGEESQRQPGRQHALDAEYFGRMDAMDFALTHDDGQSSWDLHEADVVLLGVSRTSKTPTCIYLANRGVKAANIPVVPGCPLPPELFQLTRPLIVGLTKDPDRLVQIRRNRLKLLNQSEQSTYVDPEDVRQEVIDARRLYTRNGWAVIDVSRRSIEETAAEIMMLLAKRQSGAFAGVNPGGVLPGGGGGSKPS, from the coding sequence ATGAAAGAGTTCCATCTGCATCTGGTTTCGGATGCCACCGGCGAAACCATCAACAGCGTGGCGCGGGCCTGCGTGATCCAGTTCGATCAGGTCCGGCCCACCGAGCATTTCTGGAATCTGGTCCGCACCGACCGCCAGCTCGATCTGGTGCTGGAGGGCATCCGCGAGCACCGCGGGCTGGTGATGTTCACGCTGGTGGATGAGAAGCTGCGCCGCCGGCTGCAGGACTTCTGCCGTGCCGAACAGGTGCCGTGCATCCCGGTGCTGGACCCGCTGATCAACGCGCTGGCTGCCTTCCTGGGCGAGGAATCCCAGCGGCAGCCGGGCCGCCAGCACGCGCTCGACGCCGAATATTTCGGGCGCATGGACGCCATGGACTTCGCCCTGACCCACGACGACGGCCAGTCCTCGTGGGATCTGCACGAGGCCGACGTGGTGCTGCTGGGCGTGTCGCGCACGTCCAAGACCCCCACCTGCATCTACCTTGCCAACCGCGGGGTGAAGGCGGCCAACATCCCGGTGGTGCCCGGCTGCCCCCTGCCGCCGGAGCTGTTCCAGCTCACCCGGCCCCTGATCGTCGGCCTGACCAAGGATCCCGACCGGCTGGTGCAGATCCGCCGCAACCGGCTGAAGCTGTTGAACCAGAGCGAGCAGTCCACCTATGTGGACCCCGAGGATGTGCGGCAGGAGGTGATCGACGCCCGCCGGCTCTACACCCGCAACGGCTGGGCGGTGATCGACGTCAGCCGCCGGTCCATCGAAGAGACGGCGGCGGAAATCATGATGCTGTTGGCCAAACGCCAGAGCGGCGCCTTTGCCGGAGTCAACCCCGGCGGGGTGCTGCCGGGCGGCGGCGGTGGGAGCAAACCGTCGTGA
- a CDS encoding Maf family protein — protein MTPLILASASRTRAGMLERAGVTVICDPADVDEDAVKAAGRAGGCSVEQVAERLAEAKASTVAVRHPGALVLGADQMLDCEGRWFDKPAGRAGAADQLRRLRGRTHRLVSAAAVVQDGAVVWRGIDDARLTMRAFTDGFLDGYLQGCGDGVLSSVGAYHLEGLGAQLFERVEGDFFTILGLPLLPLLGFLRERGIVTP, from the coding sequence GTGACGCCTCTGATCCTCGCCTCGGCCTCGCGGACGCGGGCCGGGATGCTGGAGCGGGCCGGGGTCACCGTCATTTGCGATCCCGCGGACGTGGACGAGGATGCGGTCAAGGCCGCGGGCCGGGCCGGCGGCTGCAGTGTCGAACAGGTGGCCGAACGGCTGGCCGAGGCCAAGGCCAGCACCGTGGCCGTGCGCCATCCCGGCGCCCTGGTGCTGGGCGCCGACCAGATGCTGGATTGTGAAGGACGGTGGTTCGACAAGCCTGCGGGGCGGGCCGGGGCGGCGGACCAGCTCCGCCGCTTGCGCGGCCGCACCCACCGGCTGGTCAGCGCCGCGGCGGTGGTGCAGGACGGCGCGGTGGTGTGGCGGGGCATCGACGACGCCCGCCTGACCATGCGGGCCTTTACCGACGGCTTTCTCGACGGCTATCTGCAGGGCTGCGGCGACGGCGTGCTGTCGTCGGTGGGCGCCTATCATCTGGAAGGGTTGGGGGCGCAGCTTTTCGAGCGGGTGGAGGGGGACTTCTTCACCATCCTCGGCCTGCCGCTGCTGCCGCTCTTGGGTTTCTTGCGCGAACGGGGGATCGTGACACCATGA
- a CDS encoding shikimate dehydrogenase — MMLSGKAKVAGVMGWPVGHSRSPRLHGHWLERYRIDGAYVPLSVSPDRADVAIRALPALGFRGCNVTVPHKEVAAATVDVMDATARRAGAVNTIVVGADGMLTGSNTDGFGFLENLRDGAAGWQAETGPAVVIGAGGASRAIVAALLDAGAPEVRLTNRTRERAEVLAAEIGGAVTVVDWVSRETALDSAALVVNTTTQGMHGEPSLDLRLDALPRTAVVTDIVYTPLMTPLLHDAHARGNRIVDGLGMLLHQARPGFAAWFGTEPVVDEDLRRAVLAG, encoded by the coding sequence ATGATGTTGAGTGGCAAGGCCAAGGTGGCCGGGGTGATGGGCTGGCCGGTGGGGCATTCACGCTCGCCCCGGCTGCACGGCCATTGGCTGGAGCGTTACCGCATCGACGGCGCCTATGTGCCCCTGTCGGTTTCACCGGACCGGGCGGATGTTGCCATCCGCGCCCTGCCCGCCCTGGGCTTCCGCGGCTGCAACGTCACGGTTCCTCATAAAGAGGTGGCGGCGGCCACCGTGGATGTGATGGACGCCACCGCCCGGCGGGCCGGGGCGGTCAACACCATCGTCGTCGGCGCCGACGGCATGCTGACCGGCAGCAACACCGACGGCTTCGGCTTTCTGGAAAACCTGCGCGACGGGGCTGCAGGGTGGCAGGCGGAAACCGGCCCGGCGGTGGTGATCGGGGCCGGCGGTGCCTCGCGGGCCATCGTCGCCGCCCTGCTGGACGCCGGCGCGCCCGAGGTGCGCCTGACCAACCGCACCCGCGAACGGGCGGAGGTGCTGGCGGCGGAGATCGGCGGTGCCGTCACTGTGGTCGATTGGGTTTCACGTGAAACGGCGCTGGACAGTGCCGCCCTGGTGGTCAACACCACCACGCAAGGCATGCATGGGGAGCCGTCGCTGGACCTGCGTCTCGACGCCCTGCCCCGCACTGCGGTAGTGACCGACATCGTGTACACGCCGCTGATGACGCCGCTGCTGCACGACGCCCACGCCCGCGGCAACCGCATCGTGGACGGTCTGGGGATGCTGCTGCATCAGGCCCGCCCCGGCTTCGCCGCCTGGTTCGGCACCGAGCCGGTGGTGGACGAGGATCTGCGCCGCGCGGTTCTGGCCGGGTAA
- the coaE gene encoding dephospho-CoA kinase (Dephospho-CoA kinase (CoaE) performs the final step in coenzyme A biosynthesis.), whose amino-acid sequence MIVLGLTGSIGMGKSTAARMLRRMGVPVCDSDAIVHGLLARGGDAVAPIAAAFPGVVRDGVVDRQALGAAVFGNPAALARLEAIIHPRVRAAQRRFLRIQARRRVPVAVLDIPLLYETGADKRVDAVMVVSAPAAIQRARVLARPGMTPEKLAGILARQMPDAKKRRRADFIIPSGLGKAYTARALREIITRAKRLSPRVFRRTGA is encoded by the coding sequence ATGATCGTCCTCGGCCTTACCGGGTCCATCGGCATGGGCAAGAGCACCGCCGCCCGGATGCTGCGGCGGATGGGGGTGCCGGTGTGCGATTCCGACGCCATCGTCCATGGGCTGCTGGCCCGTGGCGGGGATGCCGTGGCCCCCATCGCCGCCGCCTTCCCCGGCGTGGTGCGGGATGGGGTCGTGGACCGGCAGGCGCTGGGGGCGGCGGTGTTCGGCAACCCTGCCGCCCTGGCGCGGCTGGAGGCGATCATCCACCCGCGGGTGCGGGCGGCGCAGCGCCGGTTCCTGCGTATCCAGGCGCGGCGGCGGGTGCCGGTGGCGGTGCTCGACATCCCGCTGCTTTATGAGACGGGGGCGGACAAGCGGGTGGACGCGGTGATGGTGGTCAGCGCCCCCGCCGCCATCCAGCGCGCCCGCGTGCTGGCCCGCCCCGGCATGACGCCGGAGAAGCTGGCCGGCATCCTGGCCCGCCAGATGCCCGATGCCAAGAAACGGCGGCGGGCGGACTTCATCATTCCCAGCGGGCTGGGAAAGGCTTACACCGCAAGGGCTCTGCGGGAAATAATAACGCGGGCGAAACGTCTTTCGCCGCGGGTTTTCCGTAGAACGGGTGCGTAA
- the dnaQ gene encoding DNA polymerase III subunit epsilon → MREIVLDTETTGFKPEEGHRLVEIGCLELVNHVQTGNRFHVYINPERPVPPEAAAVHGLTDEFLADKPVFETVAAEFVAFIGDSPLVIHNASFDMKFLRWELKLLGYPELKNNAIDTLMMARQKFPGAPATLDALCKRFGVDNSGRTFHGALLDAQLLAEVYLELLGGRQAGLSLTGAPVARRSQEAGGTGTRTRREPRPHAPTAEELEAHKTMLGQLKNALWLAE, encoded by the coding sequence ATGCGTGAGATCGTGCTGGACACGGAAACCACCGGCTTCAAGCCGGAGGAAGGGCACCGGCTGGTGGAAATCGGCTGTCTGGAGCTGGTGAACCATGTGCAGACGGGCAACCGCTTCCACGTCTACATCAACCCCGAACGCCCGGTGCCGCCGGAAGCGGCGGCGGTCCACGGCCTGACCGACGAGTTCCTGGCCGACAAGCCGGTGTTCGAGACGGTGGCGGCGGAGTTCGTGGCCTTCATCGGCGACTCCCCGCTGGTGATCCACAACGCATCCTTCGACATGAAGTTCCTGCGCTGGGAACTGAAGCTGCTGGGCTATCCCGAGCTGAAGAACAACGCCATCGACACGCTGATGATGGCCCGGCAGAAGTTCCCCGGCGCGCCGGCCACCCTGGACGCCCTGTGCAAACGCTTCGGGGTGGACAATTCCGGCCGTACGTTTCACGGGGCGCTGCTCGATGCCCAGCTTCTGGCCGAAGTCTATCTGGAACTGCTGGGCGGGCGTCAGGCCGGCCTGTCCCTGACCGGCGCCCCCGTGGCCCGGCGGTCACAGGAGGCCGGTGGTACGGGCACCCGCACCCGCCGCGAGCCGCGCCCCCACGCCCCGACGGCGGAGGAGCTTGAGGCGCACAAGACCATGCTCGGCCAGTTGAAGAACGCGCTCTGGCTGGCGGAGTAA